From the genome of Lineus longissimus chromosome 8, tnLinLong1.2, whole genome shotgun sequence, one region includes:
- the LOC135492641 gene encoding zinc finger protein 345-like, which produces HERIHTGEKPFQCKYCEKSFSEKGTLLKHERIHTGEKPFQCKYCEKSFSVKENLLRHEHIHTGEKPCICKQCEKSFFTQQALVEHIRIHTGKKPFQCNLCEKSFSLKGNLSRHKRIHTGEKSFQCKYCEKSFSQKGTLLTHGRIHRGEKPFQCKYCEKSFIEKGTLLRHERIHTGEKPFQCKFWKGNLLTHERIHTGEKPFQCKYCEKSFSQKGTLLTHERIHTGEKPFQCKYCEKSFSEKGTLLKHERIHTGEKPFQCKYCEKSFSVKENLLRHEHIHTGEKPCICKQCEKSFFTQQALVEHIRIYTGKKPFQCNLCEKSFSLKGNLSRHKRIHTGEKPFQCNYCEKMFSQKGILLTHERIHTGEKQFRCVQCEKSFFSQQALVEHIRIHTGEKPFQCNHCEKSFSRKGTLLSHERIHPGEKPFRCVKCEKSRNPKPACFVANGCLISRKAECKVSQLPAAFGCSDMNIKDAATKMYGINGSKTLGLGSTAKTEECKVRRLGVKRRLIRDTIERPSNQLEKVKSELLDMFAADQSDGTVEPANTSTTWQSMAERGLRVVRVREERNVLSGTFNPPPAEIDCGLRQSDISPIEQTNIKSDPCDISPIEQANVKSEQYYISPIEQANVKRDPSDQVTYLL; this is translated from the exons catgaacgtattcatacaggagaaaaaccattccaatgcaaatattgtgagaaatcattttcagagaAAGGAACTTTATTGaaacatgaacgtattcacacaggagaaaaaccattccaatgcaaatattgtgagaaatcattttcagtgaaGGAAAATCTATTGAGGCATGAacatattcacacaggagaaaaaccatgcATATGTAAACAGtgtgaaaaatcatttttcacACAGCAGGCTCTTGTTGAACATATTCGCATTCACACAGGAAAAAAACCATTTCAGTGCAATctttgtgagaaatcattttcactcaAGGGGAATCTATCTCGTCAtaaacgtattcacacaggagaaaaatcattccaatgcaaatattgtgagaaatcattttcacagaagggaaCTTTATTGACTCATGGACGTATTCAcagaggagaaaaaccattccaatgcaaatattgtgagaagtCATTTATAGAGAAGGGAACTTTATTGaggcatgaacgtattcacacaggagaaaagccattccaatgcaaatttt ggaAAGGGAatttattgactcatgaacgtattcacaccggagaaaaaccattccaatgcaaatattgtgagaaatcattttcacagaagggaacgttattgactcatgaacgtattcatacaggagaaaaaccattccaatgcaaatattgtgagaaatcattttcagagaAAGGAACTTTATTGaaacatgaacgtattcacacaggagaaaaaccattccaatgcaaatattgtgagaaatcattttcagtgaaGGAAAATCTATTGAGGCATGAacatattcacacaggagaaaaaccatgcATATGTAAACAGtgtgaaaaatcatttttcacACAGCAGGCTCTTGTTGAACATATTCGCATTTACACAGGAAAAAAACCATTTCAGTGCAATctttgtgagaaatcattttcactcaAGGGGAATCTATCTCGTCAtaaacgtattcacacaggagaaaaaccatttcagtGCAATTATTGTGAGAAAATGTTTTCACAAAAGGgtattctattgactcatgaacgtattcacactggagaaaaacaatTCAGATGTGTACAGtgtgaaaaatcatttttctcaCAGCAGGCTCTTGTTGAACATATTcgcattcacacaggagaaaaaccatttcagtgcaatcattgtgagaaatcattttcacgtaAAGGAACTCTATTGAGCCATGAACGTATTCAccctggagaaaaaccattcagatGTGTAAAGTGTGAGAAGTC ACGAAACCCAAAACCTGCATGTTTTGTGGCGAATGGATGTTTGATCAGCAGAAAGGCTGAATGTAAGGTATCGCAGTTGCCCGCTGCATTCGGGTGTTCTGACATGAATATCAAGGATGCGGCTACAAAAATGTATGGTATCAATGGGAGCAAAACTCTAGGTCTGGGTAGTACTGCGAAAACTGAGGAATGTAAAGTTCGGCGGCTGGGTGTGAAACGAAGGTTGATACGAGATACTATTGAGCGTCCTTCTAATCAGCTGGAAAAGGTTAAAAGTGAACTCCTTGACATGTTTGCTGCTGACCAGTCTGATGGAACAGTTGAACCAGCTAACACATCTACTACATGGCAGTCCATGGCTGAGCGAGGGCTACGTGTTGTTCGTGTTAGAGAGGAGAGAAATGTCCTCAGTGGGACCTTTAACCCGCCACCTGCAGAGATCGACTGTGGACTACGTCAATCtgacatatctcctatagaacagaccaatatcaaaagtgacccatgtgacatatctcctatagaacaggccaatgtcaaaagtgagcaatattacatatctcctatagaacaggccaatgtcaaacGTGACCCAAGTGACCAAgtgacatatctcctatag
- the LOC135492643 gene encoding putative nuclease HARBI1: MAAQRMLLLDFPAQNRRFQRNFRHRPLPLEEFSEIKLQKKYRFNSEGIHFFCDLVRDDLMRDTDKNHSPNVETQVLVALKFFASGSFLDDVGDIFGIDKGTVSRIIQTVAASLVEQKDRFIRWPDAGERRHIKQTFMEKHRFPNVIGCVDGTHIKIQAPYPPEKLLRPWLT, from the coding sequence atggctgcgcaaAGGATGCTGCTCCTGGACTTTCCAGCTCAAAATCGCAGATTTCAGCGTAATTTCCGCCACAGACCATTGCCGTTGGAGGAATTTAGTGAGataaaattgcagaaaaagtaTAGATTCAATTCTGAAGGCATACATTTCTTCTGTGACTTGGTGAGGGATGATTTGATGAGGGATACGGACAAAAATCACAGCCCGAATGTGGAAACACAGGTGTTGGTCGCCCTCAAATTCTTTGCATCCGGATCTTTTCTGGACGATGTTGGTGACATTTTTGGCATAGATAAGGGGACTGTATCGAGAATCATCCAAACGGTGGCTGCATCCCTGGTGGAACAAAAAGACAGGTTCATCAGGTGGCCTGATGCAGGGGAGCGAAGACACATCAAGCAAACATTTATGGAGAAACACAGATTTCCAAACGTCATTGGATGTGTGGATGGGACCCACATCAAAATCCAAGCCCCCTATCCACCAGAGAAGTTGCTGAGGCCATGGCTCACCTAA
- the LOC135492644 gene encoding cyclic GMP-AMP synthase-like receptor — MSQQADPGKDIYEFCLRRFSQVTGWLSNLRIKPNSVHPSAEQPVPEIKVPSVSPSEISEIKQFYQEDDGKVHYCDELLKLDGDIRVSHLPLKVNCAEVTVLTTVDRLLQATSKYDPRFTFSLMPSGSFYQDLKIGSPDEFDFLLCLDNLSMCEVQKIPEYHISTDGILCLLVKEVPASWHKSDEEKFINKMFGTNMLCGDAINQEIVDLWTFKLKHVLPHRANFNTVSLELHDSTIQVKLRWSGYDNVYHYIKVSMTIAVRSHSQMFGDFCSDLSTLNPAIHPFGKMVEIIRQSPVVLTPASAWAWRVSNHYCEKVVLRYLDAISPNVKACLRVLKSLRDLSLRDEIDGVHIVDTITLKTLLFWEAEEFYNANYWSPQNLPDRIINVLKRLKAAVDRHFLPDYFVETVNTLPAELLLELPLYQKFQETVKLRVNALIDTMSQRNDEDPIYISCR, encoded by the coding sequence ATGTCGCAGCAAGCAGACCCAGGAAAAGACATCTACGAATTCTGCCTGCGGAGGTTCAGTCAGGTTACCGGCTGGCTCTCAAACCTTCGCATCAAACCCAATTCAGTACACCCAAGTGCGGAGCAACCCGTGCCAGAAATAAAGGTTCCTTCAGTGAGTCCGTCTGAAATCTCTGAAATCAAACAATTTTATCAGGAAGACGATGGGAAAGTACATTACTGTGACGAACTTTTAAAGTTGGATGGAGACATCCGCGTGAGTCACCTTCCACTAAAAGTGAACTGTGCGGAAGTGACGGTCTTGACTACTGTTGATCGTCTGCTGCAGGCCACAAGCAAGTACGATCCCAGGTTTACGTTCTCTCTCATGCCTTCAGGAAGTTTCTACCAGGATTTGAAAATAGGATCGCCCGATGAATTTGATTTTCTATTGTGCCTTGACAATTTGTCTATGTGTGAAGTTCAAAAGATCCCAGAGTATCATATTTCGACAGATGGGATTTTGTGCTTACTCGTCAAAGAGGTGCCGGCTTCATGGCACAAATCGGATGAGGAAAAGTTTATTAATAAGATGTTCGGGACAAATATGTTGTGTGGGGATGCAATTAACCAGGAGATTGTCGACTTATGGACTTTCAAGCTCAAACATGTGCTCCCACATCGAGCCAATTTTAACACTGTGTCTCTTGAGCTCCATGACTCGACAATCCAGGTGAAACTACGTTGGTCAGGTTACGATAATGTCTACCACTACATTAAGGTTTCCATGACTATTGCCGTCAGAAGTCACTCACAGATGTTCGGGGATTTCTGTTCTGATCTGTCCACTCTCAATCCCGCGATCCATCCTTTTGGTAAGATGGTTGAGATTATCAGACAGTCCCCTGTTGTCCTCACCCCGGCAAGTGCATGGGCCTGGCGGGTCTCAAACCATTACTGTGAAAAGGTTGTCCTGCGGTACCTAGACGCGATCAGCCCTAACGTAAAGGCCTGCTTACGAGTCCTGAAGAGTCTCCGTGATCTGTCCTTGCGCGACGAAATTGATGGTGTTCACATCGTCGACACCATCACCTTGAAGACACTTCTATTCTGGGAGGCGGAGGAGTTCTATAACGCCAACTATTGGTCCCCACAAAACCTTCCCGACAGGATCATCAACGTCCTTAAGCGTCTCAAAGCAGCCGTGGACAGACACTTTCTGCCTGATTATTTTGTTGAGACTGTGAACACTCTACCAGCCGAGCTGCTCTTGGAGTTGCCATTATATCAAAAGTTTCAGGAAACCGTGAAGCTCCGTGTCAATGCATTAATTGACACCATGAGTCAGCGAAATGACGAGGATCCCATATATATAAGTTGCAGATAA